The proteins below come from a single bacterium genomic window:
- the recR gene encoding recombination mediator RecR, with the protein MNGLEYLDRITTALSKLPGIGRRSAERLAYRLAGDPEGVMRELSESLQAARENIRLCHLCGSITTVTEMPCRLCTHPSRDGMMVCVVQDPSDIVALERTGTYKGRYHALMGIISPMHGEGPGDIRLQALLRRLDTEGFQEVIMALGMDAESEATASYIAEILKPRKLRITRLATGIPVGSGIGYSDSMTLARAMKGRQSL; encoded by the coding sequence ATGAACGGGCTTGAGTATTTGGATCGGATCACCACGGCCCTGAGCAAGTTGCCGGGGATTGGGCGCCGTTCTGCTGAACGCCTGGCCTACCGGCTTGCGGGGGATCCCGAGGGGGTCATGCGCGAGCTATCTGAGTCCTTGCAGGCGGCTCGTGAGAATATCCGGCTGTGTCATCTCTGCGGTAGTATCACAACCGTGACGGAGATGCCCTGCCGTCTCTGTACCCATCCCTCACGTGATGGGATGATGGTGTGTGTGGTGCAGGATCCCAGTGATATTGTGGCCTTGGAACGTACCGGCACCTATAAGGGGCGGTATCATGCCTTGATGGGCATCATTTCACCGATGCATGGGGAGGGGCCGGGGGATATCCGTCTTCAGGCACTTCTCAGGCGGTTGGACACCGAGGGCTTCCAGGAGGTCATCATGGCCTTGGGTATGGACGCGGAGAGTGAGGCCACAGCCAGTTACATTGCCGAGATACTGAAGCCGCGTAAGCTTCGCATCACCCGCCTGGCAACCGGCATTCCGGTGGGGAGTGGGATTGGATATTCGGATAGTATGACCTTGGCACGTGCCATGAAGGGGCGTCAAAGCCTCTAG
- a CDS encoding ABC transporter ATP-binding protein translates to MSSRKQKLKSRDLASYRRLLGYARPYLGRLTLGVLFGFICAGANTGLLAFVNKGIPYFYKTDTPRLTIILIALVLPLVALIRGIADFITRYQIRWVGSRVVMDLRNAIFKKLNELSLSYFVSSRSGELIARTTNDPMAAENAVSVVVEDLAKQPLTLIGAVGYLLYIDPWLAFISLVLFPICIIPVAIFGRKVRRFTREAQQRVADLVSVLQEMIGGVRVVKAFGMEAYEVRRFGDQNLAFFGRTMKGVRANTSVEPMIVFISSFGCSLVLVYVWARGMPVSDFLTYAMALFMMYEPVKKISRIHLQVQQALSSADRIFDLLDTPVDVQERAGAVEFTGPVQSITFDKVTFSYGRERNILDGVELDVRGGQRIAIVGGSGAGKTTLVNLLPRFYDVTGGAMMINGQDVREFTIPSLRRLMGIVTQDTVLFNDTVANNISYGSKGASREEMMAAAKRAYAHSFIMEMPQQYETMIGDLGVRLSGGQKQRLAIARAMLRNPPIMILDEATSALDTESERLVQAALHELMSGRTVFAIAHRLSTIADCDRIIVLDKGHIVESGTHDELLKLEGQYKRLYDLQFAG, encoded by the coding sequence ATGTCATCGCGTAAACAAAAACTAAAGAGCCGTGACCTCGCGTCGTATCGCAGGTTACTGGGGTATGCGCGTCCTTATTTGGGGCGGTTGACTCTTGGCGTTCTTTTTGGATTTATCTGTGCCGGGGCGAATACCGGGCTTCTGGCCTTTGTGAATAAGGGGATTCCGTATTTTTACAAGACCGATACGCCGCGCCTGACGATCATTCTGATCGCGCTGGTCCTGCCGCTTGTGGCATTGATCCGGGGGATCGCTGATTTTATCACCCGTTATCAGATCCGCTGGGTGGGCTCACGGGTAGTGATGGATTTGCGAAATGCGATTTTCAAAAAATTGAATGAACTATCTCTGTCCTATTTCGTTTCTAGCCGTTCCGGGGAATTGATTGCCCGCACCACTAACGACCCCATGGCGGCAGAAAATGCCGTATCCGTGGTGGTGGAGGATCTCGCCAAGCAGCCCCTGACCTTGATCGGGGCGGTGGGGTACCTTTTATACATTGATCCATGGCTGGCCTTCATCAGCTTGGTATTGTTTCCCATTTGCATAATTCCGGTTGCCATATTCGGGCGCAAGGTGCGACGTTTCACTCGTGAGGCTCAACAACGTGTGGCGGACTTGGTGTCGGTATTACAGGAGATGATCGGGGGGGTACGTGTTGTCAAGGCTTTCGGGATGGAGGCCTATGAAGTGCGTCGCTTTGGAGACCAAAATCTGGCTTTCTTCGGGCGAACGATGAAAGGCGTGCGAGCCAATACATCGGTGGAACCGATGATTGTTTTCATTTCCTCCTTTGGATGCAGTCTGGTGTTGGTCTACGTTTGGGCGCGCGGCATGCCGGTCAGCGATTTCCTCACGTATGCGATGGCTTTGTTTATGATGTATGAGCCGGTTAAAAAAATCAGCCGTATTCATCTTCAGGTTCAGCAAGCCCTGTCATCGGCAGATCGGATTTTTGACCTGCTTGATACTCCGGTGGATGTTCAGGAACGAGCCGGGGCAGTGGAGTTCACCGGTCCTGTGCAATCGATCACGTTTGACAAGGTGACGTTCTCCTATGGCCGTGAACGGAATATTCTGGATGGCGTGGAGCTTGATGTCCGTGGAGGGCAGCGCATTGCGATTGTTGGAGGATCGGGTGCTGGCAAGACGACCCTCGTCAACCTTCTGCCACGATTTTATGATGTGACGGGAGGAGCCATGATGATCAATGGTCAGGATGTACGGGAGTTCACCATTCCCTCGTTGCGGCGGTTGATGGGGATTGTGACGCAGGACACGGTCCTGTTCAATGACACGGTCGCCAATAACATCAGCTATGGATCAAAGGGGGCATCGCGGGAAGAGATGATGGCCGCGGCCAAACGCGCGTACGCCCATTCCTTCATTATGGAAATGCCTCAACAGTATGAGACGATGATCGGGGATCTCGGGGTGCGGTTGTCCGGCGGACAGAAACAGCGTTTAGCCATTGCTCGGGCGATGCTCAGAAATCCCCCCATTATGATTTTGGATGAAGCGACCAGTGCGCTCGATACCGAATCAGAGCGGCTGGTGCAGGCGGCGCTTCATGAACTGATGAGTGGGCGAACGGTGTTCGCGATTGCTCACCGCCTCTCCACCATCGCGGATTGTGATCGGATTATTGTCCTGGATAAAGGGCATATTGTTGAATCGGGAACACATGACGAACTGCTGAAACTGGAGGGGCAATACAAGCGACTTTACGATTTGCAGTTCGCAGGTTGA
- a CDS encoding flavodoxin family protein has protein sequence MKVVAFNGSPRPDGNTAFLIKQVFTVLEQEGIETELIQVGGNLLHGCVACYQCGINKNGRCVQQDPVNDWIASMRDADGIILASPTYFADVTSEMKALIDRAGFVARSNGGFFKRKVGAAVVAARRAGGIHVFDSINHFFLIQEMLIPGSCYWNMGFGRDKGEVSKDEEGLKTMTILGENMAWLLNKTR, from the coding sequence ATGAAAGTCGTTGCGTTTAATGGAAGTCCACGTCCGGATGGAAACACTGCCTTCCTGATCAAACAGGTTTTCACTGTCCTCGAGCAGGAAGGCATCGAAACCGAGCTCATCCAGGTGGGGGGCAATCTCCTCCATGGCTGCGTGGCCTGCTACCAGTGCGGTATCAATAAAAACGGACGCTGCGTCCAGCAGGATCCGGTGAACGACTGGATCGCCTCCATGAGGGATGCCGATGGAATCATTCTCGCCTCACCTACTTATTTTGCCGACGTGACCTCGGAAATGAAGGCGCTGATTGACCGGGCGGGATTTGTGGCCCGTTCCAATGGAGGATTTTTCAAGCGCAAGGTGGGGGCCGCGGTGGTGGCTGCACGCCGTGCGGGTGGGATCCATGTATTCGACTCCATCAATCATTTTTTCCTGATCCAGGAGATGTTGATCCCCGGTTCCTGCTATTGGAACATGGGCTTCGGCCGTGATAAAGGGGAGGTCTCAAAAGATGAAGAAGGCCTGAAGACCATGACCATTCTAGGAGAGAACATGGCGTGGCTGCTGAACAAGACGCGATAA
- a CDS encoding heavy metal translocating P-type ATPase: MPTDPICGMTVDEATVLSCVKEGKTWYFCHESCRRKFLGLPPITSPGKPHTAAYFCPMCEGVESPVPATCPKCGMALESSGLTAEEDTSELDDMTRRLKWGICFGLPLFILSMGPMVFPAMHAWIAPHFSRWVEMLLAIPVVLWCGLPFFQRAWLSLRTLNLNMFTLIGLGTGTAFSYSMLAMLFPGIFPESFHHHGGVPIYFEAASTIIILVLLGQVMELSARRKTGSAIRELLKLTPTTACVVKDGEEREIPLSDVHPGDILRVRPGGKIPVDGEILEGHGSIDASMLTGEAEAIEADAGSPVAAGTINRSGSFLMHASKIGAETLFARIVQRVSEAQRSRAPVQHLADRVAAVFVPIVGLAALLTFAIWAWCGPEPRVIFAMVNAVSVLIIACPCALGLATPMAVMVGIGRGARAGILIRDATVLEQLQRVDTVVVDKTGTLTEGKPTVVAMFPDDQPLLQLAASLEHLSEHPIGQAIVRYARAKGLTLKPAEGFESIAGGGVSGLVGGQRIVVEKAAPGERPDNAIALKAGQHQTLVIIRLNGQLAGHIALSDQIRTTTPAAIKALHEMGLKVIMLTGDNQEVAARVARELGIDQVLAAVTPEGKQNFIRTLKANGNCVAMAGDGINDAPALALADVGIAMGTGTDVAMETAGVVLVKGDLQGIVRAIRLSRSVLKNIRQNLFWAFGYNMIGVPLAAGLLYPWTGLLMNPMLAAMAMSFSSVSVIANALRLNRNNLDA; this comes from the coding sequence ATGCCTACCGACCCCATTTGCGGAATGACTGTTGATGAGGCGACGGTGCTTTCCTGTGTAAAGGAGGGCAAGACGTGGTATTTCTGCCATGAATCCTGTCGTCGGAAATTCCTGGGGCTTCCGCCCATCACTTCTCCCGGCAAACCCCATACCGCCGCCTATTTCTGCCCCATGTGCGAAGGGGTCGAAAGCCCTGTTCCCGCGACCTGCCCGAAATGCGGTATGGCGCTCGAGAGCAGCGGACTCACCGCCGAAGAGGACACCTCTGAATTGGACGACATGACGCGTCGGCTCAAATGGGGTATCTGTTTTGGTCTTCCGCTCTTTATCCTCTCCATGGGCCCCATGGTCTTTCCGGCCATGCATGCCTGGATTGCTCCGCATTTCTCCCGTTGGGTAGAAATGCTGCTGGCGATTCCGGTGGTGCTCTGGTGTGGCCTCCCATTTTTTCAACGCGCCTGGCTCTCGCTCCGCACCCTGAACCTTAATATGTTCACGCTGATCGGACTGGGCACCGGAACGGCCTTTTCTTACAGCATGCTCGCCATGCTGTTCCCGGGGATTTTCCCCGAGTCCTTCCATCACCATGGCGGCGTTCCCATTTATTTTGAGGCGGCCTCAACCATCATCATTCTCGTCCTGCTAGGGCAGGTCATGGAGTTAAGCGCCCGCAGAAAAACCGGATCCGCCATCCGCGAACTGCTCAAACTTACCCCAACCACAGCCTGCGTGGTTAAGGACGGCGAAGAGCGGGAAATTCCCCTGAGCGACGTACACCCCGGTGACATCCTGCGCGTCCGCCCCGGCGGAAAAATACCGGTAGATGGCGAAATCCTTGAGGGCCATGGCTCCATCGATGCCTCCATGCTGACGGGCGAGGCCGAGGCCATTGAAGCAGATGCGGGCAGTCCTGTTGCGGCCGGCACCATCAATCGCTCGGGTTCCTTCCTGATGCACGCCTCAAAAATCGGCGCGGAGACCCTCTTCGCCCGGATTGTTCAGAGGGTCTCTGAAGCCCAACGCAGCCGGGCTCCTGTCCAACATCTGGCCGATCGCGTGGCCGCCGTGTTTGTCCCCATTGTAGGCCTGGCCGCTTTACTCACCTTCGCCATCTGGGCCTGGTGTGGCCCCGAGCCACGAGTTATTTTCGCCATGGTCAATGCCGTCTCCGTCCTCATCATCGCCTGCCCCTGTGCACTGGGTTTGGCCACCCCCATGGCGGTAATGGTCGGCATCGGCCGCGGGGCCCGCGCCGGAATTCTCATACGCGACGCCACCGTTCTGGAGCAATTACAGCGGGTGGACACCGTAGTGGTGGACAAAACCGGAACCCTGACCGAAGGCAAACCCACCGTGGTGGCAATGTTCCCTGACGATCAGCCGTTGCTCCAACTCGCAGCTTCACTGGAACACCTCAGCGAACATCCCATAGGACAAGCCATAGTGCGCTATGCCCGCGCAAAGGGGCTGACACTGAAACCGGCCGAGGGCTTTGAATCAATCGCGGGGGGCGGGGTATCAGGACTGGTAGGAGGGCAACGCATTGTTGTGGAGAAGGCGGCACCAGGGGAACGGCCTGACAACGCAATAGCCCTTAAAGCAGGCCAGCATCAGACCTTGGTCATCATCAGACTCAATGGACAACTGGCAGGTCATATTGCCCTTTCAGATCAAATCCGTACCACCACACCAGCCGCCATCAAGGCCCTCCACGAGATGGGCCTGAAAGTCATCATGCTTACTGGGGACAACCAGGAGGTAGCCGCCAGGGTAGCCCGCGAACTCGGGATCGATCAAGTCCTCGCGGCCGTCACACCCGAGGGAAAGCAGAATTTTATCCGGACGCTCAAAGCCAACGGCAACTGTGTCGCCATGGCAGGCGATGGCATCAACGATGCCCCTGCTCTCGCCCTGGCGGACGTGGGAATCGCCATGGGAACCGGAACAGACGTTGCCATGGAAACCGCGGGAGTTGTTCTGGTAAAGGGAGATTTGCAGGGCATTGTCCGGGCTATCCGGCTCAGTCGCTCTGTCCTGAAAAACATCCGCCAGAACCTGTTTTGGGCTTTTGGTTATAATATGATCGGCGTACCCCTGGCCGCCGGCCTTCTCTATCCCTGGACCGGCTTGCTCATGAACCCCATGCTGGCAGCAATGGCCATGAGTTTCAGTTCAGTCTCAGTGATCGCTAACGCCTTGCGCCTGAATCGCAATAATTTAGATGCTTAA
- the dnaX gene encoding DNA polymerase III subunit gamma/tau, whose amino-acid sequence MAYEVLARKWRPQQFADVVGQGHVTQTLQNAIKANRIAHAYLFVGPRGTGKTSLARLFAKSLNCKNGPTVTPCDACDSCREIVAGTSMDVLEIDGASNNGVEQVRDLRDNVKFAPVHGAYKIYIIDEVHMLSTAAFNALLKTLEEPPPHVKFFFATTEAHKVLPTIVSRCQRFDLRRIRTELIVERLNLIVKEEKITLDSDAALAIARGAEGGLRDAESALDQLIAFRGDTITETDVLAVFGLVSRQTLETLAMAVLKGDVTEIVRIIGELDASGKDMQRLVLELLDQFRSLLIFICAPTSAASLDIVESQLESFKKQASLATPDRLMRIAEVLSQTEDRMRYSLSRRTLVETSLIRCALSTTVSVDELLQRVDALRQSLGGGAAVPVVPVALRDAPVTYARPPSPPASPAAAAPAAAPVVRPPAAKPAPTAPVAPVAPPANELEHMMAQWRSEIVERVGRIGTAALARNLLLDARPLLVEPMRVVIGFDPEFAQNLEKIQLPHYIKAIQGVLTTFLKRPVNVEFQLIATDASSDVPADHVADQAGTGEGKGPKSKQDWYKEPVVRKTLEFFNGSIVDIRE is encoded by the coding sequence ATGGCGTACGAAGTATTGGCTAGAAAATGGCGTCCGCAACAATTTGCGGATGTGGTCGGGCAGGGGCATGTGACGCAGACACTGCAGAATGCCATCAAGGCCAATCGGATTGCCCACGCCTATCTTTTTGTTGGTCCTCGGGGTACGGGAAAGACGTCCCTGGCCCGCCTTTTTGCCAAGTCACTGAATTGTAAGAACGGACCGACGGTGACTCCGTGTGATGCCTGTGACTCCTGTCGTGAGATTGTGGCGGGTACGTCGATGGATGTCCTGGAAATCGACGGTGCCTCGAATAATGGCGTCGAGCAGGTTCGTGATCTGCGGGACAACGTGAAATTCGCGCCCGTGCATGGCGCATACAAGATCTACATCATCGATGAAGTTCACATGCTCAGTACGGCGGCGTTCAATGCCCTGCTCAAAACGCTTGAGGAGCCGCCGCCTCATGTGAAGTTTTTCTTTGCCACCACGGAAGCGCACAAGGTGCTGCCCACCATCGTTTCGCGGTGTCAGCGTTTTGATCTGCGTCGTATCCGAACTGAATTGATTGTGGAGCGTTTAAATCTGATCGTGAAGGAAGAGAAGATCACGCTCGACAGTGATGCCGCCTTGGCGATTGCGCGTGGAGCCGAGGGCGGGCTGCGTGATGCCGAGTCCGCCCTGGATCAATTGATTGCTTTCAGGGGCGACACGATTACCGAGACGGATGTTCTGGCCGTGTTCGGTCTGGTGTCACGCCAGACCCTGGAAACCCTGGCCATGGCGGTGTTGAAGGGGGATGTCACGGAGATTGTCCGCATCATTGGTGAGTTGGATGCGTCGGGAAAAGACATGCAGCGTCTGGTGCTTGAACTGTTGGATCAGTTTCGTTCTCTTTTGATTTTTATCTGTGCGCCTACCTCGGCGGCAAGTTTGGATATCGTTGAAAGTCAGCTGGAAAGTTTCAAGAAACAGGCCAGTCTGGCGACGCCTGACCGGTTGATGCGGATTGCAGAAGTGCTGTCCCAGACCGAAGATCGCATGCGCTATTCACTTTCACGCAGGACCTTGGTGGAGACGTCGCTCATTCGGTGCGCCCTCTCGACGACGGTGTCAGTAGATGAATTATTGCAACGGGTAGATGCGTTGCGTCAGTCATTGGGTGGTGGGGCGGCGGTTCCGGTGGTGCCCGTGGCCTTACGGGACGCGCCTGTAACCTATGCACGCCCTCCGTCGCCGCCAGCATCACCTGCAGCTGCCGCACCCGCAGCGGCCCCGGTTGTCCGTCCCCCTGCTGCCAAACCTGCGCCAACCGCCCCTGTGGCACCAGTTGCCCCGCCAGCTAATGAATTAGAGCATATGATGGCGCAATGGCGGAGCGAAATTGTGGAACGTGTCGGCCGGATCGGGACGGCCGCATTGGCGCGAAATCTTTTGCTGGACGCCCGGCCGCTCTTGGTGGAGCCCATGCGTGTTGTGATCGGGTTTGATCCTGAGTTTGCGCAAAATCTAGAGAAGATTCAATTGCCGCATTACATCAAGGCCATTCAAGGGGTGTTGACGACATTTTTGAAGCGTCCCGTCAATGTGGAGTTTCAGTTGATTGCGACGGACGCATCCTCTGATGTGCCGGCGGATCACGTTGCGGATCAGGCCGGAACTGGCGAGGGGAAGGGGCCAAAGTCAAAGCAGGATTGGTACAAGGAGCCTGTGGTGAGAAAGACCTTGGAGTTTTTCAACGGTTCGATTGTGGATATCCGGGAGTAA
- a CDS encoding endonuclease/exonuclease/phosphatase family protein, translating to MKFLLYNVRYGTGIGARFHLPFPGSGYLKRTGPMLDQITAFIHAQQPDIVGLVEVDGGSFRSNRQNQAEFIASALGHYHTYRSKYGDSSWVRFLPVANRQMNAFLTRDVIKEQRFLYFDHGVKRLVIQLELEEVTLFLVHLSIKFRHRQHQLCELYSLVKDMKKPYLIAGDFNVFWGDPEIELFLAATGLKSANAHKIATYPSWSPKMELDFILHSPGIIIRDFQMPPITFSDHLPLICHFDIMK from the coding sequence ATGAAATTTCTTCTCTACAATGTTCGCTACGGCACAGGAATCGGGGCGCGTTTCCATCTGCCTTTTCCCGGTTCCGGCTACCTGAAGCGCACCGGCCCCATGCTGGATCAAATCACCGCCTTTATCCATGCTCAGCAACCGGATATCGTGGGCCTGGTGGAGGTGGATGGCGGCTCATTCCGCTCCAACCGCCAGAACCAGGCGGAATTTATTGCGTCTGCCCTGGGCCATTACCACACCTACAGATCGAAATACGGCGACAGTTCATGGGTTCGCTTCCTGCCCGTTGCCAACCGCCAGATGAATGCCTTTCTTACCCGGGACGTTATCAAGGAACAGCGGTTTCTCTATTTTGATCATGGGGTGAAACGGCTGGTCATCCAGCTTGAATTGGAGGAGGTGACCCTCTTCCTGGTGCATCTCTCCATAAAATTCCGACATCGCCAGCATCAATTGTGCGAGTTGTATTCGCTGGTGAAGGACATGAAAAAGCCCTATCTGATTGCAGGCGATTTCAATGTATTCTGGGGCGATCCCGAGATTGAACTCTTCCTCGCCGCCACCGGCCTGAAAAGCGCCAATGCCCACAAAATCGCCACCTACCCAAGCTGGTCACCGAAAATGGAATTAGATTTTATCCTGCACAGCCCGGGTATCATCATTCGCGATTTCCAAATGCCCCCCATCACCTTCTCGGACCACCTACCGCTGATATGCCACTTTGATATCATGAAGTGA
- a CDS encoding YbaB/EbfC family nucleoid-associated protein, whose amino-acid sequence MNVMKMMKQAQTMQKDMERVQAELVLKRVEFSCGGGMVTAVATGDGSVASIKIDPRVIVASDKELLEDMVLAAVDGAIKKSREMAAAEMQKVTAGIGMPGLFGH is encoded by the coding sequence ATGAATGTTATGAAGATGATGAAGCAGGCGCAGACGATGCAGAAGGATATGGAGCGCGTGCAGGCTGAGTTGGTTCTCAAACGCGTTGAGTTTTCCTGCGGTGGCGGCATGGTGACGGCGGTTGCGACGGGGGATGGAAGTGTCGCGAGCATCAAGATTGACCCCCGTGTGATTGTAGCTTCCGATAAGGAGTTGCTCGAGGATATGGTTCTGGCGGCAGTGGACGGTGCGATCAAGAAGAGCCGTGAAATGGCCGCCGCCGAGATGCAGAAAGTTACCGCCGGGATAGGGATGCCGGGTCTTTTTGGACACTAA
- the pdxA gene encoding 4-hydroxythreonine-4-phosphate dehydrogenase PdxA — translation MSAKPFIALTMGDPAGVGPELCLRMLADPEVLACSTPVIFGDGRLLQRVATATGLPFPKNVSLHNIHCDGMDSAQPGQLSPTCGAAATRCIEAAIHEAMSGQVKAIVTAPLNKESLHLAGVPYPGHTEMLTHLTGAKRTCMMLSSEKITTSLVTTHISLASVSGKLSITAILDTIHLTAETMRRLRRHEPHLVVCALNPHAGEHGLFGDEEARFIEPAVAQARQSGLSIEGPLPPDTAFLPERLAKTTAHICMYHDQGLIPFKMLAFETGVNITLGLPITRTSPDHGTAFDIAWTGKANPTSMRQAVLYAMKLAT, via the coding sequence ATGAGTGCCAAACCTTTCATTGCATTAACTATGGGGGATCCCGCTGGCGTGGGGCCGGAACTATGCCTGCGTATGCTGGCCGACCCCGAGGTGCTGGCCTGCTCCACGCCCGTCATTTTTGGCGATGGACGACTTCTGCAACGAGTGGCAACCGCGACGGGACTTCCTTTCCCGAAAAACGTATCCCTTCATAACATCCACTGTGATGGAATGGATTCCGCCCAACCCGGTCAACTCTCCCCCACCTGCGGCGCCGCAGCCACTCGCTGTATCGAGGCGGCCATCCATGAAGCCATGAGCGGCCAGGTGAAAGCGATTGTCACGGCTCCGCTGAATAAGGAATCCCTCCACCTGGCAGGTGTCCCCTACCCCGGCCACACGGAAATGCTGACCCACCTTACCGGGGCCAAGCGCACCTGCATGATGCTTAGCTCTGAGAAAATCACAACCAGTCTCGTCACCACTCATATCTCCCTTGCTTCAGTGTCGGGGAAATTGAGCATTACCGCCATTCTTGACACCATTCACCTTACGGCCGAAACCATGCGGCGTCTGCGCCGTCATGAACCTCACCTGGTCGTTTGCGCCCTCAACCCCCACGCCGGGGAGCACGGTTTGTTCGGGGATGAGGAAGCGCGCTTTATCGAGCCCGCCGTAGCTCAAGCCCGTCAATCGGGCTTGAGCATCGAGGGGCCGCTCCCGCCGGACACCGCTTTTCTGCCTGAGCGGCTGGCCAAAACCACCGCCCACATCTGCATGTATCATGACCAGGGCTTGATCCCCTTTAAGATGCTCGCCTTTGAAACCGGGGTCAACATTACCCTGGGTCTGCCCATCACCCGCACCTCGCCCGACCATGGCACAGCCTTCGATATCGCCTGGACCGGAAAGGCCAATCCCACCAGCATGCGCCAAGCCGTCTTGTATGCCATGAAACTTGCCACTTAA
- the mnmA gene encoding tRNA 2-thiouridine(34) synthase MnmA, whose product MVTNKIPTIAVGLSGGVDSSVAAYLLKKQGFNILGLTMQIWDGSLPLLDEGLSGCYGPGEPRDIAAAKALADRLGIPHHVISLAPEYNTEVLDYFRSEYRAGRTPNPCVRCNRSMKFGLLLDRARTQGIAFDTFATGHYAQVGQDPATGRWQLRRSVDPAKDQTYFLSHLSQTQLSQVLFPLGGMTKPEVKAIAREIGWEDVADKPESQNFIESKDYGVLFGEQEQKPGPIVNLQGQILGQHRGIIHYTIGQRKGLGIGGAADPLYVLRIDACANTVVVGAYSELFSNRLVAKDLNWIGIATPPAQPLRVHAKIRQQHKEAPAVIQSVPGTDTIEALFDEPQMSITPGQIVVFYADDLVLGSGTINNAQPIL is encoded by the coding sequence ATGGTTACGAACAAAATTCCTACGATCGCAGTCGGCCTGAGCGGGGGCGTGGACTCCTCGGTTGCCGCTTATCTGCTCAAAAAGCAGGGATTTAACATCCTTGGCCTGACCATGCAGATCTGGGATGGCTCACTCCCCCTCCTCGACGAAGGCCTTTCGGGGTGTTATGGACCCGGTGAACCCCGCGATATTGCGGCAGCCAAAGCCCTGGCCGACCGCCTGGGCATCCCCCATCACGTGATCTCTCTGGCCCCGGAGTATAATACTGAAGTGCTTGATTATTTCCGCTCCGAGTACCGCGCTGGTCGCACCCCGAACCCCTGCGTCCGCTGTAACCGCAGCATGAAATTCGGGCTGCTCCTGGATCGCGCGCGAACCCAGGGAATTGCCTTCGACACCTTTGCCACCGGCCACTACGCCCAGGTTGGACAAGATCCCGCCACCGGCCGCTGGCAGTTGCGACGCTCCGTGGATCCCGCCAAAGATCAAACCTATTTCCTTTCGCACCTCTCCCAGACGCAACTCAGTCAGGTGCTTTTCCCGCTCGGCGGCATGACCAAACCGGAAGTCAAAGCGATTGCCCGGGAAATCGGCTGGGAGGACGTGGCTGATAAACCGGAAAGCCAGAACTTTATCGAAAGCAAGGACTATGGGGTACTGTTTGGTGAGCAGGAACAGAAGCCCGGCCCCATCGTGAACCTTCAGGGCCAGATACTGGGGCAACATCGGGGAATTATTCATTATACCATAGGCCAGCGAAAAGGACTCGGCATCGGGGGGGCAGCAGATCCCCTTTACGTGCTCCGGATTGACGCCTGCGCCAACACCGTTGTCGTCGGCGCCTATTCGGAACTGTTTTCCAACCGGTTAGTCGCCAAGGACCTGAACTGGATCGGTATTGCGACCCCTCCTGCCCAACCGTTGCGGGTTCACGCCAAGATCCGGCAACAACACAAAGAAGCTCCGGCCGTGATTCAGTCCGTGCCGGGGACTGACACGATTGAGGCCCTGTTTGATGAGCCCCAAATGTCCATCACCCCGGGCCAGATTGTCGTCTTCTATGCCGATGACCTGGTGCTAGGCAGTGGGACAATCAATAACGCCCAACCAATACTCTGA
- a CDS encoding LemA family protein, translated as MSKAVLIVLAVVAVIVIMVISIYNKLVSLRNLFKNAFAQIDVQLKRRYDLIPNLVETAKGYLKHERGTLEAVIAARNQAYSASQKAAANPADAVAMQGLMQAESQMAGVLGRLMAVAEAYPDLKANQTMQQLMEELTSTENKISFARQAYNDSVMMYNNARETFPNVLIANNFGFTAAQLFEIQVPAEREATKVQF; from the coding sequence ATGAGCAAAGCAGTATTGATTGTTCTGGCTGTCGTGGCCGTCATTGTCATCATGGTTATCAGCATTTACAACAAGCTGGTATCGCTCCGCAATCTTTTCAAAAATGCCTTTGCCCAAATCGACGTTCAACTGAAGCGGCGGTATGACCTGATCCCCAATCTTGTTGAAACGGCCAAGGGGTATCTCAAACACGAACGAGGCACCCTGGAAGCCGTAATCGCCGCCAGGAATCAGGCCTACTCCGCCAGCCAGAAAGCCGCCGCCAACCCGGCCGATGCCGTGGCCATGCAGGGCTTGATGCAGGCGGAAAGCCAGATGGCAGGCGTGCTGGGCCGACTGATGGCTGTCGCCGAAGCCTACCCGGATCTGAAGGCGAACCAGACCATGCAGCAGTTGATGGAAGAACTCACCTCCACCGAAAACAAAATCTCCTTTGCACGCCAGGCGTACAATGATTCGGTCATGATGTATAATAACGCGCGGGAAACTTTCCCGAATGTCCTGATCGCCAACAACTTCGGCTTCACCGCCGCTCAACTGTTCGAGATTCAGGTCCCTGCCGAACGTGAAGCGACGAAGGTGCAGTTCTAA